In one window of Bradyrhizobium sp. AZCC 1721 DNA:
- a CDS encoding putative quinol monooxygenase, which produces MVYVIATLTVKPEMKAELFSAAKDCIAATHKEDGCISYELFESTTDPNKLVFVEQWQSADCLPLHSKSDHMRAFGRMAVKCFAAPVQVQIITPEKVEKR; this is translated from the coding sequence ATGGTCTACGTGATAGCAACGCTCACGGTGAAGCCAGAAATGAAGGCGGAGTTGTTTTCCGCCGCGAAGGATTGCATCGCCGCCACCCACAAGGAAGACGGATGTATTTCCTATGAGCTGTTCGAAAGTACCACCGATCCGAACAAGCTCGTGTTCGTCGAACAGTGGCAGTCGGCCGACTGCCTCCCTCTGCATTCCAAGAGCGACCACATGAGAGCATTTGGCCGCATGGCGGTGAAGTGCTTTGCAGCCCCTGTACAGGTCCAGATCATCACTCCCGAAAAGGTCGAGAAGCGGTAG